One genomic region from Nitrospirota bacterium encodes:
- a CDS encoding S41 family peptidase — MMEQYPRRRFWMVGPTVVVALVLGVMLGKGWERTGHATETYEELKTFSEVLTQVQKSYVDETKVKDLVQGAIRGMLSTLDPHSAYMTPDMYKEMQVETKGEFGGVGIQIGVKENRLAVIAPIEGTPAYRAGIKPGDFITKVNDETTKDLTLMDAVQKMRGPKGSKVNLTIQRDGTPDPLQFTLVRDTIKIESVKSKVLDNIGYVRLTQFQESTGRDLSKVLKQFREQKLQSTILDLRNNPGGLLTASVEVSEQFLPAGKLVVYTKGRESKKDEWIAKGKDQMDDSPMIILINEGSASASEIVAGALQDYGRAVIVGTTSFGKGSVQTILPLGDGSGLRLTTAKYYTPKGRSIQSTGITPDIVVKAQLPTTVAKAGETKAGEKEVEPKQAKPAVVPGKDQPAQNGKAPEEGQSKNGTVPQPSSVDASGDPSLEQDVQLQKAVEMLKTWKIFKELPRAS, encoded by the coding sequence ATGATGGAACAGTATCCCCGACGACGATTCTGGATGGTAGGCCCGACGGTGGTGGTGGCGCTGGTGCTGGGCGTGATGCTCGGCAAGGGTTGGGAACGGACCGGGCATGCCACGGAAACCTACGAAGAGTTGAAAACGTTTTCCGAGGTGTTGACCCAAGTTCAGAAGAGTTATGTCGATGAAACGAAGGTGAAGGATCTCGTTCAGGGAGCCATTCGTGGGATGCTTTCCACCCTCGATCCGCATTCGGCCTATATGACGCCGGATATGTATAAAGAAATGCAGGTTGAAACGAAGGGTGAGTTCGGGGGCGTGGGTATCCAGATCGGCGTGAAGGAGAACCGGTTGGCGGTGATCGCGCCCATCGAGGGGACGCCGGCCTACCGGGCGGGGATCAAGCCAGGCGATTTCATTACCAAGGTGAACGACGAAACGACCAAAGACCTCACGCTGATGGATGCGGTTCAGAAGATGCGCGGCCCCAAGGGCTCGAAGGTCAACTTGACGATTCAGCGCGACGGGACTCCCGATCCGCTCCAATTTACGCTGGTTCGCGACACCATTAAGATCGAGAGCGTGAAGTCGAAGGTGTTGGACAATATCGGCTACGTTCGGCTGACGCAATTCCAGGAGTCGACAGGGCGGGATTTGAGTAAGGTGCTCAAGCAGTTCAGGGAGCAGAAGCTCCAGTCGACCATCCTGGATCTCCGCAATAATCCAGGAGGATTGTTGACGGCCTCCGTGGAGGTCTCCGAGCAGTTTCTCCCTGCCGGAAAACTCGTGGTCTATACCAAAGGACGCGAGAGCAAGAAGGATGAATGGATTGCCAAGGGGAAGGATCAGATGGACGATTCGCCCATGATCATTCTCATCAATGAAGGATCGGCGAGTGCATCCGAGATCGTAGCCGGTGCATTACAAGACTACGGGCGGGCGGTGATTGTCGGGACGACCTCGTTCGGCAAAGGGTCGGTGCAAACGATTCTCCCGCTGGGGGATGGCTCCGGTCTCCGCCTCACGACGGCGAAGTACTACACGCCAAAAGGGCGCTCGATCCAATCGACCGGCATCACGCCTGACATTGTTGTCAAGGCGCAGCTCCCGACCACGGTGGCGAAGGCAGGTGAGACAAAGGCTGGGGAAAAAGAAGTGGAGCCGAAGCAGGCCAAGCCTGCGGTTGTGCCGGGGAAAGATCAGCCGGCTCAGAATGGTAAAGCGCCTGAAGAGGGCCAATCGAAGAACGGCACCGTGCCACAGCCTTCTTCCGTCGATGCCTCTGGCGATCCTTCGCTCGAGCAGGACGTCCAACTGCAAAAGGCGGTGGAAATGTTGAAGACCTGGAAGATCTTTAAGGAGCTTCCTCGCGCGTCTTAA
- a CDS encoding peptidoglycan DD-metalloendopeptidase family protein, translating to MSCWIGLRVGVIIWGLLSLFCLAVAMADPIVDKIEKERKALEQLKDRIEEKRKQADEAGRKRESLLQGIQTLDERVLYYRQAHQEVSRKLKKKDQEIEVLNEQLSGLRGSVRERQDAILARLRVQYMEGRFGYWKTLLASDSYGNFQRRLQYLSAVSERDYALMGTFRTDMTRMEQAERQREEARVGMLSYKQSTEKQLSEMKSVKREKKIYLTKITQQKESYEHALQELERSASRIDSLLHELETRRRATAVRPPTGGMAPRGAKGALPWPADGSVISFFGRQKHPTFNTYVQRRGIEIKTVEGSDIHAVMPGAVVYADWLKGYGLVIILDHANGFFSLYAHASKILVTVGAQVEAGHAIGETGDTGMTGENTLYFELREGAEPLDPLQWLARR from the coding sequence ATGAGCTGCTGGATTGGACTCAGGGTCGGAGTCATAATCTGGGGGTTGCTGAGTCTTTTCTGCCTAGCGGTTGCGATGGCCGATCCGATCGTCGACAAGATTGAGAAAGAACGCAAGGCGCTCGAACAGCTCAAAGATCGGATTGAAGAAAAACGCAAACAGGCCGATGAAGCGGGCAGAAAACGGGAGTCGCTCTTGCAGGGGATTCAGACGCTCGACGAACGTGTGTTGTATTACCGGCAGGCGCATCAAGAGGTTAGCCGGAAGTTGAAAAAAAAGGATCAGGAGATCGAGGTCTTGAATGAGCAGTTGTCCGGGCTAAGGGGTAGTGTGCGCGAACGGCAGGATGCGATCTTGGCGCGATTGAGGGTCCAATATATGGAAGGCCGCTTCGGGTATTGGAAGACCTTGCTGGCCTCGGATTCGTATGGAAACTTTCAGCGGAGGCTTCAGTATCTTTCGGCTGTGTCTGAACGGGACTATGCGCTCATGGGCACCTTTCGGACCGATATGACCCGTATGGAACAGGCGGAGCGACAGCGGGAAGAGGCACGAGTCGGGATGCTCTCATACAAACAGAGTACCGAGAAGCAGCTCTCCGAAATGAAGTCGGTCAAACGAGAAAAAAAGATCTATCTCACCAAGATTACCCAGCAAAAAGAGTCGTACGAACATGCCCTTCAAGAACTGGAGCGGTCCGCCTCGCGTATCGACAGTCTGTTGCATGAGTTGGAGACGCGCCGTCGGGCGACAGCCGTTCGGCCTCCGACCGGGGGGATGGCCCCTCGGGGAGCGAAGGGCGCCTTGCCCTGGCCGGCTGATGGGAGCGTGATCTCTTTCTTCGGTCGTCAGAAACATCCGACCTTCAATACCTATGTGCAACGCAGAGGGATTGAAATTAAGACGGTCGAGGGGAGCGATATCCATGCGGTGATGCCGGGGGCCGTCGTCTATGCGGACTGGTTGAAAGGGTACGGGCTCGTTATAATCCTCGATCATGCGAATGGCTTCTTTTCGCTCTATGCTCATGCCTCGAAAATTCTTGTGACGGTGGGCGCACAGGTCGAAGCCGGACACGCGATCGGTGAAACAGGCGATACGGGCATGACGGGTGAAAATACTCTATACTTTGAGTTGCGCGAGGGGGCGGAGCCGTTGGACCCCCTTCAATGGTTAGCAAGGCGATAG
- the ftsX gene encoding permease-like cell division protein FtsX, producing the protein MRTLAYLLRESWVNMRTNRMTTMVAILTTAFTLACVGIFLLLYVNLRAAAGWLQDDIKIMVYLDDRLASDSVAEVEQHLRSDRAVASLLFISKEQALGEFKAQFPSESHLLEGLGQNPLPASYVVALSPSFRSPDAVKRWAERVRQIAGVSKVDYNQDWIDALATVIRSIELVAIGIGVILSAAAVTIIANTIRLTLFARRDEIAILRLIGATTSFIRIPYLVEGAVLGALGSALSLVMLKFMYELFRQQMRTTGRFAGLDSLMAFFPPSVCLALIAVGMGLGFAGSFVSIRRFGEGKA; encoded by the coding sequence ATGAGGACGCTGGCCTATCTCCTGAGAGAATCCTGGGTCAATATGAGGACCAACCGGATGACGACGATGGTCGCCATTTTGACCACGGCCTTTACGCTGGCCTGTGTCGGCATCTTTTTACTGCTCTATGTCAATTTGCGGGCGGCAGCCGGATGGCTTCAGGACGACATCAAGATCATGGTCTATCTCGATGACCGGCTTGCGTCCGATTCGGTCGCGGAGGTGGAGCAGCATTTGCGGAGCGATCGTGCCGTCGCATCCCTGTTGTTTATCTCGAAAGAGCAGGCGCTGGGAGAGTTCAAGGCGCAGTTTCCTTCGGAGTCTCACTTACTTGAGGGCTTGGGTCAAAATCCCTTGCCGGCCTCCTATGTCGTGGCGCTCAGTCCGTCGTTCCGTTCGCCGGATGCGGTGAAGCGATGGGCCGAACGGGTGAGGCAGATCGCCGGCGTGTCCAAAGTCGATTACAATCAAGATTGGATCGATGCCCTCGCAACGGTGATTCGATCGATTGAGTTAGTTGCGATCGGCATCGGCGTGATCCTTTCGGCAGCTGCCGTGACCATTATCGCCAATACCATTCGCCTGACCCTATTTGCCCGACGGGATGAGATCGCCATTTTGCGTCTCATCGGGGCCACGACCAGTTTTATCCGTATTCCCTATCTGGTGGAGGGCGCCGTGCTCGGGGCCTTGGGCAGCGCGCTCTCACTGGTTATGCTCAAGTTCATGTACGAATTGTTTCGGCAGCAAATGCGGACGACGGGTCGATTTGCCGGACTCGACAGCCTCATGGCATTCTTTCCCCCGTCAGTTTGTCTCGCCCTCATTGCGGTAGGGATGGGGCTCGGGTTTGCCGGCAGTTTCGTATCGATCAGGCGTTTTGGCGAGGGTAAGGCATGA
- the ftsE gene encoding cell division ATP-binding protein FtsE has product MIQLIHVSKQYDQRSALSDVTLEIGKGEFVLLMGPSGAGKSTLLRMLIGADRPDEGQIFVHQKNVTALKPSDIPYLRRKVGTVFQDFRLLPKKSVFDNVSLPLLVQGVSSADIRRKVTEALRAVGVEHKRDQLPAGLSTGEQQRVCIARAIVNGPVVLLADEPTGNLDPVLTAEIIELFKLINARGTTVVVATHDPLVMAQVNRRVLTLSQGRLLPEQRGLA; this is encoded by the coding sequence ATGATTCAATTGATTCATGTCTCGAAACAGTACGATCAGCGGTCGGCGCTGTCGGACGTGACGCTTGAGATCGGCAAAGGGGAGTTTGTGCTCCTCATGGGACCGAGCGGCGCGGGCAAGTCGACGCTGTTGCGGATGCTGATCGGGGCCGATCGGCCCGATGAGGGGCAGATCTTCGTCCATCAGAAAAATGTGACGGCGCTGAAGCCATCCGACATTCCCTATCTGCGCCGCAAGGTCGGAACGGTGTTTCAGGACTTTCGGCTGTTGCCGAAGAAGTCTGTGTTCGACAATGTCTCGCTCCCGTTGCTCGTACAAGGCGTGTCTTCTGCCGACATCCGTCGGAAAGTGACGGAGGCCTTACGGGCAGTCGGCGTCGAGCACAAGCGCGATCAGCTTCCGGCCGGCCTCTCGACGGGGGAGCAGCAACGGGTCTGCATCGCGCGCGCGATCGTCAATGGTCCGGTCGTCTTATTGGCCGACGAGCCGACCGGCAATTTAGACCCGGTGTTGACGGCTGAGATCATCGAACTGTTTAAGCTCATTAACGCGCGGGGTACGACGGTCGTCGTGGCGACACACGATCCGCTCGTGATGGCGCAGGTGAATCGGCGGGTGCTCACCTTGTCGCAGGGCCGCCTGTTGCCGGAACAGAGAGGCTTGGCATGA
- a CDS encoding YraN family protein, with protein MTILDPRRLFGQEGESAAEQYLRDKGYRILARNVRSSVGELDLVAEDGQVLVFVEVKARRTDAFGGAIHAVHQRKQEKLIQLAAQYLARHHLKDRSCRFDVVLLQGTNAEASQIEHIQNAFDVPGDDLRW; from the coding sequence GTGACCATCCTTGACCCACGAAGGCTCTTCGGGCAAGAAGGAGAGTCGGCGGCAGAGCAGTACTTGCGCGACAAGGGGTATCGGATTCTGGCGCGCAATGTGCGTTCGTCGGTGGGAGAGTTGGACCTCGTAGCTGAAGACGGTCAGGTGCTGGTCTTTGTCGAGGTGAAGGCGCGTCGCACCGATGCATTTGGCGGCGCGATCCATGCCGTGCATCAGCGGAAACAAGAGAAGTTGATCCAGTTGGCCGCGCAGTATTTGGCCCGGCACCATCTCAAGGATCGATCCTGCCGATTCGATGTAGTTTTGTTGCAAGGCACGAACGCCGAGGCTTCGCAGATCGAGCATATTCAGAATGCGTTCGACGTCCCCGGGGACGATCTTCGATGGTAA
- a CDS encoding ribonuclease HII, with translation MGPTDEFELEARRRGYRRIAGLDEAGRGPLAGPVVAAAVILPSRCRLVGVNDSKQVSASDRERLYEVIVGRARGIGVGIATEQEIDRLNILEATRLAMCRAVESLTSPADCLLIDAVTLSNLAIPSRSIIKGDTLSISIAAASIVAKVTRDRLMEAHHQTYPQYNFLSHKGYGTEEHLQRLAQHGPCAIHRRTFAPVARLLSGHGESPQAIS, from the coding sequence GTGGGACCTACCGACGAATTTGAATTGGAAGCCCGGCGGCGCGGCTATCGCCGCATCGCCGGTCTGGATGAAGCCGGACGGGGCCCTCTTGCGGGCCCTGTCGTCGCGGCGGCGGTGATCCTGCCCTCTCGTTGCCGCTTGGTCGGCGTCAACGATTCCAAACAAGTCTCTGCGTCTGATCGCGAGCGGCTCTACGAGGTCATTGTCGGACGGGCTCGCGGTATTGGTGTGGGGATCGCGACGGAGCAGGAGATCGACCGCCTCAATATCTTAGAAGCGACTCGTCTCGCCATGTGCCGTGCAGTGGAGTCGCTGACATCTCCGGCGGACTGCCTCTTGATCGACGCCGTCACCTTATCGAATCTCGCCATTCCCTCACGCTCGATCATTAAGGGCGATACGTTGTCGATCTCGATTGCCGCCGCGTCCATCGTGGCGAAAGTCACGCGCGACCGTTTGATGGAGGCGCATCATCAGACCTATCCCCAGTATAATTTCCTGTCCCACAAGGGCTATGGGACAGAAGAGCATTTACAGCGGCTCGCGCAACATGGCCCCTGCGCCATCCATCGGCGCACGTTCGCTCCGGTTGCTCGGCTCCTGAGCGGCCATGGCGAATCTCCACAGGCGATTTCGTGA
- the rplS gene encoding 50S ribosomal protein L19, whose translation MNRLERIQQSFVKPSAPSFEIGDTVRVHVKVVEGEKERIQVFEGAVIARKGLLNTETFTVRKVSYGVGVERIFPIHSPIVTRVEVMRQGKVRRAKLYYLRGKKGKFAKVEDREFVASAKAKPGVARKTEEPATAAVAPKA comes from the coding sequence ATGAATCGGTTAGAGCGGATACAACAGTCGTTCGTAAAGCCATCGGCGCCTAGCTTTGAAATTGGCGATACTGTCCGCGTGCATGTGAAAGTCGTCGAAGGAGAAAAAGAGCGTATTCAGGTGTTCGAGGGAGCCGTGATCGCCCGTAAAGGGTTACTGAACACGGAGACCTTCACAGTACGCAAAGTTTCCTATGGCGTCGGTGTGGAACGTATTTTCCCGATCCATTCGCCGATCGTGACGCGCGTCGAGGTCATGCGCCAGGGTAAGGTGCGCCGGGCCAAGCTGTATTATCTTCGTGGGAAGAAGGGCAAGTTTGCCAAGGTTGAAGATCGGGAGTTCGTCGCGAGTGCGAAGGCGAAGCCCGGGGTCGCTCGTAAGACTGAAGAGCCGGCCACGGCCGCTGTGGCTCCGAAGGCCTAG
- the trmD gene encoding tRNA (guanosine(37)-N1)-methyltransferase TrmD translates to MRCDILTLFPDMVAPVLSQSILKRAQEKGLLHVTVRNLRDYTLDRHRVADDVPYGGGAGMVMKAEPILRAVEQIQADYALAGEQIRLLFPSPHGRPFTQAYAKNLAADTRRLVILCGHYEGVDERVRLALHPEEISVGDYVLTGGELPALVLIDAAARLVPGVLGDPESIEEESFTDALLEYPHYTRPADVRGIPVPEVLLSGHHEAIRLWRRKESLRSTYQRRPDLLQDRVLSLEDQQLLDELTREGVVGTPVRCGEEGVVS, encoded by the coding sequence ATGCGGTGTGACATTCTGACCCTATTCCCCGACATGGTGGCGCCGGTGTTGAGCCAGAGTATTCTGAAGCGAGCACAGGAAAAAGGTCTGTTGCATGTCACGGTGCGTAACTTGCGCGACTATACGCTCGATCGCCATCGGGTGGCGGACGATGTCCCCTACGGCGGAGGGGCCGGGATGGTGATGAAGGCCGAACCGATTTTGCGCGCAGTGGAACAGATTCAGGCCGACTATGCGCTGGCCGGGGAACAGATTCGGTTGTTGTTTCCGTCTCCACATGGTCGGCCATTCACGCAGGCCTATGCAAAAAACCTGGCGGCCGACACCCGTCGGCTAGTCATTCTCTGTGGCCACTACGAAGGGGTCGATGAGCGGGTGCGTCTCGCCTTGCACCCGGAAGAGATTTCAGTCGGGGATTATGTGTTGACTGGAGGCGAGTTGCCGGCGCTGGTGCTCATCGATGCTGCAGCCCGGTTGGTCCCCGGTGTGTTGGGTGATCCGGAGTCGATTGAGGAAGAGTCGTTTACGGATGCATTGCTCGAATATCCGCACTACACCAGACCGGCGGACGTTCGAGGGATACCCGTGCCAGAGGTGTTGCTTTCAGGGCATCACGAGGCCATTCGTCTGTGGCGTCGGAAGGAATCCCTGCGAAGCACGTATCAGAGACGGCCGGATCTGTTGCAAGATCGGGTCTTGAGTCTCGAAGATCAACAATTGCTAGACGAACTTACTCGTGAGGGCGTGGTTGGCACGCCTGTTCGATGTGGGGAGGAAGGGGTAGTCTCATGA
- the rimM gene encoding ribosome maturation factor RimM (Essential for efficient processing of 16S rRNA) has product MTTAQADLITIGRIERHFGVRGEFKVRSLSDVPGRLEQLKQVQVLELTGQVVEKTVAHVRRAGSTYIMSLVGVTTPEGAVALRGGLIQVPRCSAATLAADVYFECDLIGMTVENERGDEIGVVETILEIPDNHVFVVRKGTEEVLIPAAKSFVTSVDLVQRKMMVRGIDGLLEDRHAV; this is encoded by the coding sequence GTGACCACGGCTCAGGCAGATCTGATCACGATCGGCAGGATCGAGCGCCACTTTGGTGTGCGCGGCGAGTTCAAGGTACGATCGTTGAGCGATGTGCCTGGCCGGCTGGAGCAACTCAAGCAGGTGCAGGTTTTGGAGCTGACTGGGCAGGTCGTTGAGAAGACGGTGGCTCATGTTCGGCGTGCCGGCTCGACCTATATCATGAGTCTTGTGGGGGTGACGACGCCGGAAGGTGCCGTCGCGTTACGCGGGGGATTGATCCAAGTGCCGCGTTGTTCGGCAGCGACGTTGGCGGCGGACGTGTATTTTGAATGCGACCTCATCGGGATGACGGTTGAGAACGAGCGGGGCGACGAGATTGGAGTGGTAGAGACAATTTTGGAGATACCGGACAATCACGTCTTCGTCGTTCGCAAGGGGACGGAGGAAGTCCTCATTCCGGCTGCGAAGAGCTTTGTGACTTCGGTGGATCTCGTGCAGCGCAAGATGATGGTTCGCGGGATTGACGGCTTGCTTGAGGATCGCCATGCGGTGTGA
- the rpsP gene encoding 30S ribosomal protein S16 has translation MAVHLRLTRTGRHKRPLYRVVAADSRKPRDGRFLEILGIFDPLKEAGLPELKQDRVLSWLRQGAQPTVTVKTLLRRAGVWKTFEAEKAAEKAAKKKVA, from the coding sequence GTGGCTGTTCATTTGAGATTGACGAGGACAGGACGACATAAGCGACCGCTCTACCGCGTAGTGGCAGCGGATTCACGGAAGCCGCGCGACGGGCGATTCCTGGAAATTCTTGGGATTTTCGATCCCTTGAAAGAGGCGGGTCTGCCGGAGCTGAAGCAGGATCGGGTCTTGAGCTGGTTGCGCCAGGGAGCTCAGCCGACCGTCACGGTCAAGACGCTTCTCCGCCGTGCTGGCGTTTGGAAGACGTTTGAGGCAGAGAAAGCGGCAGAGAAAGCCGCGAAGAAGAAGGTCGCTTAG
- the ffh gene encoding signal recognition particle protein codes for MLDALSEKFEKIFKKLRGSGVLTEQNIAEALKEVRLALLEADVNFKIVKDFIERVRVKAVGQEVLQSLTPGHQVVKVVWDELREMMGGERAGLALASNPPTVVMMVGLQGAGKTTTCGKLGRYVKAQGKRVLLVAADPRRPAAGDQLASLGRDLEIDVHRADPAQAAHTDVVRICQAGVERGRVQGYDLVLLDTGGRLHIDDELMGELVAVRAAVQPHEVLLVADAMTGQDAVTMASQFDQRIGLTGVILTKVEGDARGGAVLSIRAVTGKPIKFLGVGEKLDALELFHPDRMASRILGMGDVLSLIEKAQETFTLEQAEDAQKLLSSQTFTLESFRAQLGQVSRMGSLDQILGMLPGGQKLKGAMEGQMPEREMKRVTAMIDSMTTRERRDHTLINGSRKKRIARGSGTKVEEVNRLIKQFLSARKIAKVMAGSGGRRQLAQLLRSM; via the coding sequence ATGCTGGACGCGCTCAGCGAAAAATTCGAAAAGATCTTTAAGAAACTACGCGGTTCTGGGGTCCTCACCGAACAGAACATCGCGGAAGCCTTGAAGGAAGTTCGCCTCGCGCTGCTCGAAGCCGATGTCAACTTCAAGATCGTCAAGGACTTCATCGAGCGGGTTCGAGTAAAGGCTGTTGGGCAGGAAGTTCTTCAGAGTTTGACCCCCGGGCATCAAGTGGTCAAGGTCGTGTGGGACGAGCTGCGAGAGATGATGGGCGGGGAACGAGCCGGTTTGGCTCTGGCCTCGAATCCCCCCACCGTCGTGATGATGGTCGGGCTTCAAGGCGCCGGAAAAACGACGACGTGCGGCAAGCTCGGGCGGTACGTCAAGGCTCAGGGGAAACGGGTTCTTCTGGTCGCGGCGGATCCTCGTCGCCCGGCAGCCGGCGATCAGTTAGCGAGTCTGGGGCGTGACCTCGAGATCGACGTGCATCGGGCGGATCCGGCTCAGGCGGCCCACACAGATGTCGTTCGCATTTGCCAGGCTGGCGTGGAGCGGGGCCGGGTGCAGGGATACGACCTCGTCCTGCTGGATACCGGCGGGCGTCTCCACATCGACGATGAGTTGATGGGGGAGCTGGTGGCGGTGAGAGCAGCCGTGCAGCCGCACGAAGTGCTCTTAGTCGCTGATGCGATGACCGGCCAAGATGCCGTCACGATGGCGAGCCAGTTCGATCAACGGATCGGGCTGACGGGCGTCATTCTGACGAAGGTTGAAGGCGATGCCCGTGGCGGGGCGGTGTTGTCGATCCGGGCGGTGACCGGCAAGCCGATCAAGTTTTTGGGTGTGGGCGAGAAGCTGGACGCATTGGAGTTGTTTCATCCCGATCGGATGGCCTCGCGCATCCTCGGCATGGGCGATGTCCTCTCGCTGATCGAAAAGGCGCAGGAGACCTTTACGCTCGAGCAGGCGGAGGATGCGCAGAAGCTGCTGAGCAGCCAGACGTTCACGCTGGAGAGTTTTCGTGCTCAGCTGGGGCAGGTCAGTCGCATGGGCTCGCTCGACCAGATTTTAGGCATGCTGCCGGGCGGTCAGAAGCTCAAGGGGGCGATGGAAGGGCAGATGCCCGAGCGGGAGATGAAGCGAGTCACGGCCATGATCGACTCGATGACAACTCGTGAACGCCGCGATCATACATTGATCAATGGCAGCAGAAAAAAGCGGATTGCGCGTGGAAGCGGGACGAAGGTGGAAGAGGTGAATCGGTTGATTAAGCAGTTTCTCTCGGCGAGGAAAATCGCCAAGGTTATGGCAGGGTCGGGAGGGCGCCGGCAGTTGGCGCAACTTCTGCGCTCGATGTAA
- a CDS encoding DUF3467 domain-containing protein — protein sequence MKMNKKKKAEEKTLQPKARVRKLLSDPNVPTYYSNTVEIATSGSDFRIRIGEILEASAEEILVKHRATLYFSPRHAKEVALLFEKKVKEHENKYGKITPTE from the coding sequence ATGAAAATGAATAAGAAGAAAAAAGCAGAAGAAAAGACCTTGCAACCTAAGGCTCGTGTCAGAAAACTACTATCAGACCCGAATGTGCCGACCTATTATTCAAATACCGTAGAAATTGCCACATCCGGCTCAGACTTTCGCATTAGGATAGGTGAAATCTTAGAAGCTAGTGCGGAGGAGATTCTAGTTAAACATAGAGCTACCCTCTACTTCTCTCCCCGTCACGCCAAAGAAGTAGCTTTATTGTTCGAAAAAAAGGTGAAGGAGCACGAAAACAAGTACGGAAAAATTACTCCTACTGAGTAG
- a CDS encoding helix-turn-helix domain-containing protein encodes MATEQPINLNIGKRLKEDHEFRKSFFRALSRNEIAAQIIKLRKMRNMRQSDLADAVDTGQSAISRLEKADYASWNYQTLLGIAEALQARLHIQFEPVENAIAQYGQQEESILDKFVTGDTLFTTEERHDEYALVDLAKSQENVCLSTTEQQPHEYSV; translated from the coding sequence ATGGCAACAGAACAACCCATTAATCTTAATATCGGGAAGCGCCTTAAGGAGGACCATGAGTTTCGGAAGAGTTTCTTCCGTGCATTGTCTCGCAATGAAATAGCCGCACAAATCATTAAGCTGCGCAAAATGAGGAATATGCGCCAAAGTGATTTGGCAGATGCCGTAGATACTGGACAGTCGGCAATCTCTAGGCTCGAAAAGGCCGATTATGCCAGTTGGAACTACCAAACTCTCCTCGGTATTGCGGAGGCGTTACAGGCGAGACTACACATTCAATTTGAGCCAGTTGAGAATGCTATTGCCCAATATGGACAGCAAGAAGAATCGATTCTCGATAAATTCGTAACCGGCGATACATTATTTACGACAGAAGAGCGGCATGATGAATATGCCTTGGTCGATCTTGCCAAATCTCAAGAGAACGTCTGTCTTTCCACAACAGAACAACAGCCACACGAGTACAGCGTCTGA
- a CDS encoding type II toxin-antitoxin system RelE/ParE family toxin: MNKHWTIRQYGAVLADFLEWVRSDAALEAETHVYLQKLGEHGNMLRQPYSKPLRDGIFELLPHTDEIQARLLYFFGVMKDGSPKAVITNTFVKKTRKTPDEEIALAKKRRKELEDQDKGNRKKRGSYHHGNRTTH, encoded by the coding sequence ATGAATAAGCATTGGACGATACGGCAATATGGGGCTGTTCTTGCTGATTTCTTGGAGTGGGTCAGAAGTGACGCGGCTCTAGAGGCTGAGACCCACGTCTATCTTCAGAAGCTCGGCGAGCACGGCAATATGCTGCGACAGCCATATTCTAAGCCGTTACGTGATGGCATATTCGAATTACTCCCTCATACCGACGAAATTCAGGCTAGGCTATTATATTTTTTCGGGGTCATGAAAGACGGAAGTCCTAAGGCGGTAATTACCAATACATTCGTCAAAAAAACTCGCAAGACTCCTGATGAAGAAATAGCGCTGGCAAAGAAACGCCGTAAGGAACTTGAGGATCAAGACAAAGGGAACAGGAAGAAAAGAGGCAGTTATCATCATGGCAACAGAACAACCCATTAA